In Candidatus Cloacimonadota bacterium, the following proteins share a genomic window:
- a CDS encoding Mu transposase C-terminal domain-containing protein yields the protein MTKSEGWDFIAKPLPRGGRKKYYLVPEKLIPEKKTKPKKKSLPEVVKAEVVKYDPTIPDLIPAIKIPEHELYRAQLKGALCDKLLEAIESTVSKSKAIDDIAEAYNSGYLLPELLALEGKRTTRTFRMWLNTYEESERNFKVLTRLSRASNGMKATDQEQNFLLGLLLDANKIKIGSAIRKLKQLHRLKVIDSPTSSRALRRWVETWRDAHLQQWNLLRRGKKYSKDHYVMSLLREECLEVGDVWVADGHKLAFDIIDPVSGKPKRMMLILFFDWASRYPVGASIANTEDSEHILLALRNGIIHWGGRPKFVYLDNGKAFRANLFHEKWENHDLEKELCGIFPRLDIEVEFAKAYNARAKVVERFFRTFQEDFERYMATFRGANIADKPAFHMRNEDWIRSLRKREPLTLDQAKQLMAVYFQEFYGRTPHGGLAGVAPLDVFQKNPAPEDRRIELSELNFMMLKVEQRTVKANGVQLANILFYHDYLMSYVGKKVYLRYDLMDMRSILVYDEDEKLICQAMARKSTHPFVKLAKDKPMARKTWKKQLQHQRKLEKTLQESSAEIRKQVEDATSEFMLPHIEMTKSIFNDSGLLIHKPTTNPNSELDQMAERTASNLMNAKPITKTSEEEGLENLDKMLKKIGIE from the coding sequence ATGACTAAGAGTGAAGGATGGGATTTTATAGCAAAGCCGCTTCCCAGAGGTGGTCGCAAAAAGTATTACCTCGTACCGGAGAAGCTGATACCGGAAAAGAAAACTAAACCTAAGAAAAAATCACTTCCTGAAGTTGTTAAAGCAGAAGTAGTGAAATATGACCCGACTATACCTGATTTGATTCCTGCTATTAAAATACCGGAGCATGAACTGTATCGAGCTCAATTAAAAGGTGCTCTATGCGATAAATTATTAGAAGCTATCGAAAGTACAGTAAGTAAAAGTAAAGCCATTGATGATATTGCCGAAGCTTATAATTCAGGTTACCTGTTACCTGAGTTATTAGCATTGGAAGGCAAACGCACAACTCGCACCTTTAGAATGTGGCTTAACACTTATGAAGAGAGTGAGAGAAATTTTAAAGTACTGACCAGATTATCCAGAGCATCCAATGGTATGAAGGCTACCGATCAGGAGCAAAACTTCCTGTTGGGTCTTCTTCTGGATGCCAATAAAATTAAAATCGGTTCTGCAATCAGAAAGCTGAAGCAGTTACATAGATTAAAGGTGATCGATTCACCAACCAGCTCAAGAGCATTACGCAGATGGGTAGAAACTTGGCGAGATGCTCATCTGCAGCAGTGGAACCTTCTGCGTAGAGGTAAGAAATATTCCAAAGACCACTATGTAATGAGTCTTCTGCGAGAAGAATGCTTAGAGGTTGGCGATGTCTGGGTAGCTGATGGTCATAAACTGGCATTTGATATTATCGATCCTGTCTCCGGAAAACCAAAACGTATGATGCTTATATTATTCTTTGATTGGGCATCACGTTATCCTGTGGGAGCTTCGATTGCCAATACAGAAGATTCAGAGCACATACTATTAGCTCTCCGAAATGGCATCATTCACTGGGGTGGCAGACCTAAGTTTGTTTATCTGGATAATGGGAAAGCCTTCCGAGCTAACCTGTTTCATGAGAAATGGGAAAACCATGATCTGGAGAAAGAGCTATGTGGCATCTTCCCAAGATTGGATATCGAAGTTGAATTTGCTAAAGCCTATAATGCCAGAGCTAAAGTAGTAGAGAGATTTTTCAGAACCTTCCAGGAAGATTTTGAGAGATACATGGCAACCTTCAGAGGTGCAAACATTGCCGATAAACCAGCTTTTCATATGCGTAATGAAGATTGGATACGATCACTGAGAAAACGGGAACCACTAACACTGGATCAGGCAAAGCAGCTCATGGCAGTTTACTTTCAGGAATTTTATGGCAGAACTCCACATGGCGGTCTGGCTGGTGTTGCGCCACTGGATGTATTTCAGAAAAATCCAGCACCGGAAGATCGCAGAATTGAACTATCTGAGCTTAACTTCATGATGCTTAAAGTAGAGCAGCGAACAGTAAAGGCAAACGGAGTCCAGCTTGCCAATATCCTCTTCTATCATGATTACCTGATGAGCTATGTCGGCAAGAAGGTTTACCTGCGTTATGATCTGATGGATATGAGATCTATTCTGGTATATGATGAGGATGAAAAACTGATCTGTCAGGCAATGGCTCGTAAATCCACTCATCCCTTTGTTAAGCTGGCAAAGGATAAACCGATGGCTCGCAAGACTTGGAAAAAACAACTGCAACACCAACGTAAACTGGAAAAAACACTGCAAGAAAGCTCTGCTGAGATACGCAAGCAGGTGGAAGATGCTACTTCCGAATTCATGCTGCCTCATATTGAAATGACCAAATCGATTTTTAATGATTCCGGACTGCTGATTCATAAACCAACCACCAATCCCAACTCGGAGCTGGATCAAATGGCAGAGAGGACAGCCAGCAATCTGATGAACGCAAAACCAATCACCAAAACCTCTGAAGAAGAGGGATTGGAGAACTTAGATAAAATGTTAAAGAAAATAGGAATAGAATAG
- a CDS encoding ATP-binding protein, translating to MREYSLARTSNVRKAEELFTYLQKRPKTEMVGLGLIYGPPGLGKSRFARQTAIQNDYIYFRLEATMTAKAFAIKLLERIHQHFGMQSLKVRGTGSEIFSRVTDILENYNDIVIVIDEIDYAFRSQKILGSIRDIVDETLTTIVLVGMTDAKSKLLALDSHYFDRCNFFCEFKPMTKDDIKLLCDEICDVKLTDPLVQHLSKKTKGNIRKLVKSLYSIEDIAKQRNLTTISPEHMTMRN from the coding sequence ATGCGAGAATATTCACTTGCCCGTACCAGTAATGTTAGAAAAGCAGAAGAGTTATTTACCTATCTGCAGAAACGACCCAAAACAGAAATGGTTGGTCTGGGTCTGATCTACGGACCTCCCGGTCTTGGTAAAAGCAGATTTGCCAGACAGACAGCCATTCAAAACGATTACATCTACTTCCGGCTGGAAGCTACTATGACAGCTAAAGCCTTTGCTATTAAACTACTGGAGAGGATTCATCAGCATTTTGGGATGCAGTCCTTAAAGGTGAGAGGAACCGGCAGCGAGATTTTTTCCAGAGTTACCGACATTTTAGAGAATTACAATGATATCGTGATTGTAATTGATGAGATTGATTATGCTTTCAGATCTCAGAAGATATTGGGAAGTATTCGGGATATCGTTGATGAAACACTGACTACCATCGTTCTGGTAGGTATGACCGATGCTAAAAGCAAACTCTTAGCTCTGGATAGCCACTATTTTGATCGCTGCAATTTCTTCTGCGAATTCAAACCCATGACTAAAGATGATATCAAACTTCTTTGTGATGAGATCTGCGATGTTAAACTTACCGATCCGCTGGTGCAGCATTTATCAAAGAAAACCAAAGGTAATATCAGGAAACTGGTTAAATCCTTATACTCCATTGAGGATATAGCCAAGCAGAGAAACCTGACCACCATATCGCCTGAACACATGACAATGAGGAACTAA
- a CDS encoding helix-turn-helix domain-containing protein, translating to MDMKDRLVAFINVLGIKKSEFARAIEVTQSNVSDWVNRTKPSKPSSPAMARINEMYGLNLNWLITGKGEMFIPGADGKLNQDGKKKNLEELSGNGSVFNYRLNPFENRIVTFPIYGEIAAGEPVKNHDADPMKYIEIPRAYLSDQEKTYCALRVMGNSMSPRISDGDIVVIHESADIHNLNGKICACQTPDGITLKKLQLDEEKKRVLLRPLNQEYDVIVLEEYELETFRILGEMALLFRVV from the coding sequence ATGGATATGAAAGACAGGCTCGTAGCCTTCATAAATGTGCTTGGAATAAAGAAATCCGAGTTTGCGAGGGCGATTGAAGTAACACAGAGCAATGTTTCCGATTGGGTAAATCGAACCAAGCCAAGTAAACCGTCATCACCTGCTATGGCTCGCATTAATGAAATGTATGGCTTGAATCTTAATTGGTTGATCACCGGAAAGGGCGAAATGTTCATTCCGGGTGCTGATGGAAAGTTAAATCAGGATGGCAAAAAGAAGAATCTGGAAGAGTTATCAGGAAACGGATCTGTATTTAATTACAGACTCAATCCTTTTGAGAATCGAATCGTCACCTTCCCTATCTATGGAGAGATTGCTGCCGGAGAACCTGTTAAGAATCACGATGCTGATCCTATGAAGTATATTGAGATACCCAGAGCCTATTTATCTGATCAGGAAAAAACTTATTGCGCACTTAGGGTAATGGGAAATAGTATGTCACCCAGAATTTCCGATGGTGATATTGTGGTTATCCATGAATCAGCGGATATTCATAACTTAAATGGTAAAATATGTGCCTGTCAGACACCGGATGGTATCACACTCAAGAAACTACAGCTTGATGAAGAGAAAAAGCGAGTTCTTCTAAGACCGTTGAACCAGGAATATGATGTTATCGTCTTAGAAGAATACGAACTGGAGACCTTCAGGATACTCGGTGAGATGGCTTTGTTGTTTAGGGTGGTTTAA